CCTTATCAGGTTCATGCACTCTGAAAGATGATTAGCAACTAAACGAGGCTTGACAACATTggaaaaaaaagtatatcaGATTTAATCCTGTTGCTTCTTCGCAGCAATACATATATTGCCAGTAGCAGCAAATGAGAAATACAAgttcaaacaagaagagaaaaggcACCACTATTGTAACTTCCAATGGGCTAAATGCTACTTCCTGGACCAGGGATTAGGCATAGATGCAGTTACTATAACCTGCAAGTTGACACAAGAAACTGTCGTAAGCATGACATGATTACTGCCAGCAGATTAACATATTGCATCATTCATGGAGTTCTTACTTGGATCAGTCACGACAACGAGGCCAGAGTTCCTGAAATCGCAATTCCAGTGGTTCCTTCCCTTACATTGGTAATACAGATTCATGGCTATGGATGCATGGTTTATGAGACTATCTGGAGAGAAGCAAGGACAACCCTTTTGTAGAATCTGGCAATCCACGTGAGCGCATGCGTAGTTGATATTCGCTAGTAAAGTTGCTTGGTCTGACGATGGCTTGGCCACACACCAAGTTTTCTGTGATATTATTTATGGTTAATGAGAATTTCTCTGAATAAGGACAACGCAGGTGGATACGATACTTTGTATTGTGTTGTGTGTGAAGAAAGAAGTTGATAGTACTAACTACCTGTTCATTAGCCATGACCGAATCCTCCCCTGCAAAAATATGAACAGAGAAGAAATCCCAGAATCAGGCCATTTGCCAAGAAACTGATCAGTTTATTGCTGTAATCATTATATATAGACCCACCTCAGATCTAAAGACACAAGAAATCCCTCCACATTGTGCTTTCAAAAAAGGAAGTAGGCATGAAAGTGAAAAGCAATGACTACAGCATCAGCCCTATAAAGTACCTATGAGATAAGACATTATACCTGAACTGAGGTAAAGTAGTAGGAGCAAAAGAGAGAGAGCTGCCATTGCTTTAGCCATTGATTTGTTTCTGCTGTACCTTGCAGCTGACTTTTGTAATGAGAGTaacaatgattttgatttttgaggtTTGTACAGAGGAATGATCGAAAAGGCAGCTacgtttaaataaaaatgaaggtaCAACGGCTATATTGATTGCATAGCCGTTACGGAAATCGGAAAGGTGGGGAATTTCTTGGGATGAAGAGAAGTCCGACAGGCGTCATGTGACGTTATCACTAACTCCACCTTTCCAACCCCACTTTAACCCTATCTTTCTGTTGATGATTGGATAACCTGAGCAAGCGaccat
This genomic interval from Populus alba chromosome 1, ASM523922v2, whole genome shotgun sequence contains the following:
- the LOC118063571 gene encoding major pollen allergen Ole e 10 isoform X1, whose amino-acid sequence is MAKAMAALSLLLLLLYLSSGEDSVMANEQKTWCVAKPSSDQATLLANINYACAHVDCQILQKGCPCFSPDSLINHASIAMNLYYQCKGRNHWNCDFRNSGLVVVTDPSKNSMNDAIC
- the LOC118063571 gene encoding glucan endo-1,3-beta-glucosidase isoform X2 → MAKAMAALSLLLLLLYLSSGEDSVMANEQKTWCVAKPSSDQATLLANINYACAHVDCQILQKGCPCFSPDSLINHASIAMNLYYQCKGRNHWNCDFRNSGLVVVTDPSYSNCIYA